From the genome of Nitrospira sp.:
CACTCCATCCATACTGCGCTCATGCTTTGGCACGTTCTGCGCGCTCCGCAAGCCAAGCCAAGGCACCGGCACCGGCGGTGCGGCCGCTGGCAAAACAGGCCGTGAGCAGATACCCGCCCGTGGGCGCTTCCCAATCCACCATTTCTCCCGCACAGAACACTCCCGGAAGCGCTTTGAGCATCAATCGCTTGTCCAGCGCCTCACAGGTCACTCCCCCGGCCGTACTGATCGCCTCGTGCAATGGACGCGGCGCCGTCAAGGTGAGCGGCAAGGCTTTGATGGCCGCAGCCAGACGGGTCGGGTCGGCAAAATCTTCTTTTGAAACGATTTCACGCAGCAGTCCGGCCTTCCCTCCATCGATATGCGCGCGGCGCTGCAGATGCGTCGCCATCGTCTTTTTTCCACGAGGCTGCGAAAGATCTTTGATGAGGCGTGGCAGTTCACGGTCCGGCGCAAGATCCAACCGCAGGGTGCCTCGTCCATTGGCCTCGATCTCATCCCGGAGAAACGGGGCCACGGCATAAATGACACCGCCCTCGACCCCGGTGTCCGTGATCACGAATTCTCCCATGCGACGCATCACCGCGCCGGTTGGAGATTTTGCCACCACGCCGACCGTCTTCACTGGATGCCCTGCGAACTTCGTTCGAAAGTGCTCCGTCCAGCCGACATCAAACCCGCAGTTCGCAGGTCGCAAGGGAGCAATCGCAATGGATCTCCCTTCCAGTACCGGCACCCAGGCGCCATCCGACCCGAGTTGCGGCCAACTGCCTCCGCCTAGCGCCAGGATCACGGCATCTGC
Proteins encoded in this window:
- a CDS encoding TIGR03862 family flavoprotein; this translates as MNIAIIGGGPAGLMAAEVALSGGAQVALYDSMPSVGRKFLLAGKGGLNLTHSDPSDLFLSRYGERRAHIAPWLAGFGSDALRSWARGLGIETYVGSSGRVFPTDMKAAPLLRAWLRRLRQDGLTIHVRHRWCGWDEKKALRFETPQGAAAVRADAVILALGGGSWPQLGSDGAWVPVLEGRSIAIAPLRPANCGFDVGWTEHFRTKFAGHPVKTVGVVAKSPTGAVMRRMGEFVITDTGVEGGVIYAVAPFLRDEIEANGRGTLRLDLAPDRELPRLIKDLSQPRGKKTMATHLQRRAHIDGGKAGLLREIVSKEDFADPTRLAAAIKALPLTLTAPRPLHEAISTAGGVTCEALDKRLMLKALPGVFCAGEMVDWEAPTGGYLLTACFASGRTAGAGALAWLAERAERAKA